Part of the SAR202 cluster bacterium genome, TCACTAGATTTTTTTCTGGTAAGTTTAGGTCTAACGAAATTTATATAGTTAGACAATAGTGTTGAAATTGACGAATACATGGGCACCATTCTTTGTTTTGATCCCTTACCAGTACAACGTAGGTGTTGTTGTTCGATACTAATATCATTTAAATTAAGATTGATAAGTTCGGAAACTCTCATACCTGTAGCATATAATAGTTCAATCATGATTAAATTTCTTACACCTATTAGTGAGGTATCATTTTTTAAGTAATCTAATATAGAAAGAATATTATCTATACTTAAGGTATTAGGTATAGATAATCCTTTTCGTGGAGTTTTAATATTTTTTGTTACATTTTCGAATAAAATTCCCTCTTCTTCTAAATAACTGACAAATGATTTAATTGATGCAATTTTTCTTGAAATGGTTGTAGCAGCATATTGTTTTTTCTGCATTATTTTTATATATAGATTTATGTTTTCACGGGTTATTACCTTGATAAAATTAATTGAATCATTGTTTTTATCGATTGAATTAAAGAATTGGTTTAGATCATTTCGGTACGCAGCTGTAGTATTTATAGATAGACCTAGATCAATCATTAGGTACTGAAGAAATTGTTCTATTCTTATATCCATAGCAATTCCCTTAAGTTTATTACATTTCATGATACCATGATGATTACATCTATGGAATGAAAGGGTTTTAAGAATTTGTTGACACAATTACATAACACTTTTAGAATTCTTTCTTTGGAGGTATAAATTATGACAATAGGAATAGATCCATTTATATTTCGGGATC contains:
- a CDS encoding tyrosine recombinase — its product is MKCNKLKGIAMDIRIEQFLQYLMIDLGLSINTTAAYRNDLNQFFNSIDKNNDSINFIKVITRENINLYIKIMQKKQYAATTISRKIASIKSFVSYLEEEGILFENVTKNIKTPRKGLSIPNTLSIDNILSILDYLKNDTSLIGVRNLIMIELLYATGMRVSELINLNLNDISIEQQHLRCTGKGSKQRMVPMYSSISTLLSNYINFVRPKLTRKKSSDMKTVFVNSRGAKLTRQSIWLLTKEIVHATKIKSFSPHTLRHSFATHLLEGGASLRNVQDLLGHSNISTTQIYTHLNDNKLLEIYDKSFQR